In Erwinia sp. SLM-02, one genomic interval encodes:
- a CDS encoding DUF29 domain-containing protein produces MTMSYDSDFYGWTQEQADLLRSGKLHQLDTRNLLEEIESMGNSERRELESRLEVLLQHLLKWQFQPSHQGRSWQLTIAEQRRKILRRLARNPSLKNEFSVLMADAYGDAILSAARETGIDEKHFPLLCPWSDEQIVDPEFYPASK; encoded by the coding sequence ATGACCATGAGTTATGACAGCGATTTTTATGGCTGGACTCAGGAGCAGGCTGATTTGCTGCGTTCGGGTAAGCTGCATCAGCTGGACACAAGGAACCTGCTTGAGGAAATTGAGAGCATGGGAAACAGTGAACGACGTGAACTGGAATCACGCCTCGAAGTATTACTTCAGCATTTATTGAAATGGCAGTTTCAACCCAGCCATCAGGGAAGAAGCTGGCAGCTGACGATTGCGGAACAACGCCGAAAAATCCTGCGCCGACTGGCGCGTAATCCCAGTTTGAAAAATGAGTTTTCCGTGCTGATGGCCGATGCTTATGGTGATGCGATCCTTTCTGCGGCGCGTGAAACGGGCATTGATGAGAAACATTTCCCGTTGCTCTGCCCCTGGAGTGACGAACAGATTGTTGACCCTGAGTTCTATCCCGCCAGCAAATAA
- the fbp gene encoding class 1 fructose-bisphosphatase translates to MKTLGEFIVEKQHDFPHATGELTSLISAIKLGAKIIHRDINKAGLVDILGASGAENVQGEQQMKLDLYANEKLKAALKARGIVAGIASEEEDEIVIFEGVENGKYVVLMDPLDGSSNIDVNVSVGTIFSIYRRITPPGTPVTEEDFLQPGSQQVAAGYVVYGSSTMLVYTTGYGVHAFTYDPSLGVFCLSAEKMTFPEKGYTYSINEGNYIRFPQGVKKYLKFCQEEDLETHRPYTSRYIGSLVADFHRNLLKGGIYLYPSTASHPKGKLRLLYECNPMAFLAEQAGGKASDGQNRILDLIPETLHQRSPFFVGNDHMVDDTERFLREFPDN, encoded by the coding sequence ATGAAAACGTTAGGCGAATTTATCGTCGAGAAGCAACACGACTTTCCGCACGCAACGGGTGAACTGACCTCATTGATCTCCGCGATCAAACTGGGCGCAAAAATCATCCACCGCGATATCAACAAAGCAGGCCTGGTTGATATTCTTGGCGCAAGCGGCGCTGAAAATGTGCAGGGCGAGCAACAAATGAAGCTCGACCTGTACGCGAACGAAAAACTGAAAGCCGCGCTGAAGGCCAGGGGTATCGTTGCCGGTATCGCATCAGAAGAAGAAGACGAAATCGTTATCTTTGAGGGTGTGGAAAACGGTAAGTACGTGGTCCTGATGGATCCTCTCGACGGTTCTTCAAATATCGATGTAAACGTTTCCGTTGGAACGATCTTCTCCATTTATCGCCGTATCACCCCTCCGGGTACGCCGGTAACCGAAGAAGACTTCCTGCAGCCGGGTAGCCAGCAGGTCGCAGCAGGCTATGTGGTTTACGGTTCGTCCACCATGCTGGTGTACACCACCGGCTATGGCGTTCACGCCTTTACCTACGATCCGTCACTGGGCGTGTTCTGCCTCAGCGCCGAGAAGATGACCTTCCCGGAGAAGGGTTACACCTACTCCATTAACGAAGGTAACTACATTCGGTTCCCACAGGGCGTGAAGAAGTACCTCAAGTTCTGTCAGGAAGAGGACCTGGAAACTCATCGTCCATACACCTCACGCTACATCGGCTCTCTGGTGGCGGACTTCCACCGCAACCTGCTGAAGGGCGGCATCTACCTCTACCCAAGCACGGCCAGCCACCCGAAAGGTAAACTGCGCCTGCTGTATGAGTGCAACCCGATGGCGTTCCTGGCCGAGCAGGCGGGCGGCAAGGCCAGCGACGGTCAAAACCGTATTCTGGACCTGATCCCCGAAACGCTGCACCAGCGTTCACCGTTCTTCGTCGGCAACGACCATATGGTGGATGATACCGAACGTTTCCTGCGTGAATTCCCGGATAACTAA
- the ppa gene encoding inorganic diphosphatase: MSLNHVPAGKDLPDDIYVVIEIPANASPIKYEVDKESGALFVDRFMATAMFYPCNYGYINNTLSLDGDPVDVLVPTPYPLQPGSVIRCRPVGVLKMTDESGEDAKVVAVPHSKLSKEYEHIQDVNDLPELLRGQITHFFEQYKALEKGKWVKVDGWEGVEAAKAEIVSSFERAAKK; the protein is encoded by the coding sequence ATGAGCCTGAACCATGTACCAGCGGGTAAAGACCTGCCAGATGACATCTACGTTGTTATCGAGATCCCGGCTAACGCTTCTCCGATCAAATACGAAGTAGACAAAGAGTCTGGCGCTCTGTTCGTTGACCGCTTTATGGCGACAGCAATGTTCTATCCGTGCAACTACGGTTACATCAACAACACCCTGTCTCTGGATGGCGACCCGGTTGACGTGCTGGTACCTACCCCGTACCCGCTGCAGCCTGGTTCAGTGATCCGCTGCCGTCCGGTTGGCGTACTGAAGATGACCGATGAATCTGGCGAAGATGCCAAGGTTGTTGCGGTACCACACAGCAAGCTGAGCAAAGAGTACGAGCACATCCAGGATGTGAACGACCTGCCAGAGCTGCTGCGCGGCCAGATCACCCACTTCTTCGAGCAGTACAAAGCGCTGGAAAAAGGCAAATGGGTTAAGGTTGACGGCTGGGAAGGCGTTGAAGCCGCTAAAGCTGAAATCGTCTCTTCTTTCGAGCGCGCTGCTAAGAAGTAA